The Cyclobacteriaceae bacterium genome includes a region encoding these proteins:
- a CDS encoding 3-hydroxyacyl-CoA dehydrogenase/enoyl-CoA hydratase family protein has product MNRTIRKVAVLGSGIMGSRIACHFANIGCNVLLLDIAPKELNEEEKKKGLTLDHPSVKNRIVQSSFDSTLKSNPAPLYSKKFASRVTLGNFTDDMAKIKNCDWTIEVVVENLDVKKIVYAEVEKHRTPGTLITSNTSGIPIHLMAEGRSEDFQKNFCGTHFFNPPRYLKLLEIIPTGKTDPEITKFLMYYGDKFLGKTTVLCKDTPAFIGNRVGIYGLLKVIDSMKKFDLNVDEIDKLTGPVIGRPKSATFRTSDVVGLDTLVKVSNNLYAGLVKDEGREMFKLPEVVTKLEQNKWLGDKTGQGFYKKTKGAKGQTEILTLDLKTLEYKAKEKVKFATLETTKGIDNLKDRFKVLLAGKDKAGDFYRDAFFGLFQYVTNRIPEISDELFRIDDAVCGGFGWELGPFETWDAVGVEKSIPLMEASNYKPAQWVYDMLAAGNKSFYKVEGGQRKYYDIPSKSYKSIPGKESFIILENKSENVVWKNPGSKITDLGDGVLDFSWHTKSFTLGSEVVEGLNKAIDLAEKDYRGLVVGHQGADFSLGANLGLVFMYAIEQEYDEIDFMIKAFQNSVMRIRYSSVPVVVCPQGRTLGGGCEMTMHADIAQAAAETYIGLVEVGVGLIPGGGGTKEFTKRVSDSLEEGDVELNALQNAFMNIATARVATSAEEAREIGILKKLDRVSMNKDRQITDAKEAVIELADAGYTMPLQAKNIKVQGRTGQALFLAGLQGMLMGKYVSEHDVKVAKWIANIMCGGDLTSPQEVSEQYLLDLEREAFLSLTGEKKTLERIQAILTGGKPLRN; this is encoded by the coding sequence ATGAATCGTACCATTCGCAAAGTTGCAGTTTTAGGTTCCGGTATCATGGGTTCGCGCATTGCGTGCCATTTTGCCAACATTGGATGTAATGTCTTATTACTTGACATTGCGCCGAAAGAACTCAATGAAGAAGAAAAAAAGAAGGGGCTTACTTTGGATCATCCTTCTGTAAAAAACAGAATTGTTCAGAGTTCTTTTGATAGCACTCTTAAATCCAATCCAGCTCCTCTATACAGCAAGAAGTTTGCATCGCGCGTGACGCTTGGAAATTTTACAGATGACATGGCCAAGATCAAGAACTGCGATTGGACGATTGAGGTAGTGGTGGAAAATCTTGATGTAAAAAAGATCGTCTACGCGGAAGTTGAAAAGCACAGAACTCCCGGTACACTCATCACTTCAAATACATCGGGTATTCCTATTCACTTAATGGCAGAAGGTCGCAGCGAAGATTTTCAAAAGAATTTCTGTGGAACTCACTTCTTCAATCCTCCACGCTATCTGAAGTTGCTGGAAATTATTCCAACAGGAAAGACCGATCCTGAGATCACAAAATTCTTAATGTATTATGGAGACAAGTTCCTGGGAAAGACGACCGTGCTTTGTAAGGATACTCCTGCGTTCATTGGTAATCGTGTTGGGATCTATGGTTTGCTGAAGGTTATTGATTCCATGAAGAAGTTTGATCTCAACGTTGATGAGATTGATAAACTAACCGGACCTGTTATCGGACGACCAAAGTCTGCAACGTTCAGAACATCGGATGTTGTTGGGCTTGACACGCTCGTAAAGGTTTCAAACAATCTTTATGCGGGATTAGTCAAGGATGAAGGTCGTGAGATGTTCAAGTTGCCAGAAGTAGTGACAAAGCTTGAGCAAAACAAATGGCTTGGTGATAAAACGGGCCAGGGATTCTATAAAAAAACAAAGGGAGCAAAAGGCCAGACAGAAATTCTTACTCTTGATCTTAAGACCCTTGAGTATAAAGCAAAAGAGAAAGTAAAGTTTGCGACACTTGAAACCACCAAAGGAATTGATAATCTAAAGGATCGTTTTAAAGTACTTCTGGCCGGTAAAGACAAGGCAGGAGATTTTTATCGTGATGCTTTCTTTGGGTTATTCCAATATGTAACAAACAGAATCCCTGAAATCAGTGACGAGCTTTTCCGCATTGATGATGCAGTCTGCGGTGGCTTTGGATGGGAACTTGGTCCATTCGAAACCTGGGATGCAGTCGGTGTTGAGAAGAGTATTCCACTAATGGAAGCTTCAAACTATAAACCCGCTCAATGGGTTTATGATATGCTGGCAGCGGGCAACAAATCTTTTTATAAAGTAGAGGGAGGTCAACGTAAGTACTACGATATACCATCGAAATCATATAAGTCGATTCCAGGAAAAGAAAGTTTTATCATCCTTGAGAACAAGAGTGAGAATGTTGTATGGAAAAACCCGGGATCAAAAATTACAGATTTGGGAGACGGAGTTCTTGATTTTTCATGGCATACAAAGAGTTTCACACTTGGAAGTGAAGTGGTCGAAGGTTTAAACAAAGCCATTGATCTTGCTGAAAAAGATTACCGAGGCTTAGTCGTGGGTCATCAGGGCGCAGACTTTTCTTTAGGCGCAAACCTTGGACTCGTGTTCATGTATGCAATTGAACAAGAGTATGATGAGATTGATTTCATGATCAAAGCATTCCAGAATTCTGTGATGCGCATTCGTTATTCATCAGTACCGGTGGTGGTTTGTCCTCAAGGAAGAACATTGGGTGGTGGCTGTGAAATGACAATGCATGCAGACATCGCACAAGCTGCAGCAGAAACATATATTGGTTTGGTTGAGGTGGGGGTTGGACTGATCCCAGGTGGTGGTGGCACAAAAGAATTTACGAAGAGAGTAAGTGACTCGCTGGAAGAAGGAGATGTTGAATTGAATGCATTACAGAATGCGTTTATGAATATTGCAACAGCACGTGTTGCAACTTCCGCAGAAGAAGCGCGCGAGATTGGAATTTTAAAGAAGCTTGATCGTGTGTCAATGAATAAGGATCGTCAGATCACAGATGCAAAAGAAGCTGTGATTGAATTAGCAGACGCAGGATACACAATGCCATTGCAGGCAAAGAATATTAAAGTTCAGGGTCGTACCGGCCAGGCATTGTTCCTCGCAGGACTTCAGGGTATGTTGATGGGAAAATATGTTTCTGAACACGATGTAAAAGTTGCCAAGTGGATCGCAAATATCATGTGCGGAGGCGACCTGACATCACCACAAGAAGTGAGTGAGCAATACTTATTGGATCTTGAACGTGAAGCATTCTTATCATTAACAGGTGAGAAGAAAACACTTGAGAGAATACAGGCAATTCTCACCGGTGGTAAGCCTTTAAGAAATTGA
- a CDS encoding acetyl-CoA C-acyltransferase — translation MDAYIVGGYRTAVGKAKKGGFRFVRPDDLATDVIKYLVKSIPGLENKMVDDLIVGNAVPEAEQGMQMGRMISLMALGIEVPGLVINRYCGSGVEAIAIASARIHAGQADIIIAGGTESMSLVPVMGFKTALNYTIAKEHPTYYTSMGLTAEEISREYKVTREEQDQFSYESHMKAAAAWKEGKFKDEIVPISVKEVYVDENMKKKTREYIVEKDEGIRADTTVEGLSKLKPVFAAGGTVTAGNSSQTSDGAAFVVVMSERMVKQLNLKPIARMVSYATAGVDPRVMGIGPVAAIPKALKIAGKQLNDIDLIELNEAFAAQSLAVVKTLGIDRSKVNVNGGAIAVGHPLGSSGARLSVQLFNEMRRQKKKYGMVTACVGGGQGVAGIYEFLS, via the coding sequence ATGGATGCATATATAGTAGGAGGTTATCGCACGGCGGTGGGGAAGGCAAAGAAGGGAGGATTTCGTTTTGTAAGACCGGATGATCTTGCAACAGATGTGATCAAATACCTGGTTAAATCAATTCCAGGCCTTGAAAATAAAATGGTTGACGATCTTATCGTTGGCAATGCTGTTCCGGAAGCAGAGCAGGGGATGCAAATGGGAAGAATGATCTCTCTGATGGCACTTGGAATTGAAGTTCCGGGACTTGTAATCAATCGTTATTGTGGTTCGGGTGTTGAAGCCATTGCAATCGCCAGCGCACGTATTCATGCCGGTCAGGCGGATATCATCATCGCGGGAGGAACGGAATCCATGTCATTGGTACCAGTAATGGGATTCAAAACAGCTTTGAATTATACGATAGCCAAAGAACATCCGACTTACTATACAAGCATGGGTCTAACGGCTGAAGAGATATCAAGAGAGTATAAAGTGACAAGGGAAGAACAGGATCAGTTCTCATACGAATCACACATGAAAGCGGCAGCGGCATGGAAAGAAGGAAAATTCAAGGATGAGATTGTACCGATCTCCGTGAAAGAAGTTTATGTTGATGAGAACATGAAGAAAAAGACCCGCGAGTATATCGTTGAGAAAGATGAAGGTATTCGTGCGGACACAACGGTTGAAGGACTTTCAAAACTGAAGCCTGTATTCGCAGCAGGCGGAACAGTGACCGCAGGAAATTCTTCTCAGACATCTGATGGGGCAGCATTTGTTGTTGTGATGAGCGAACGAATGGTGAAGCAACTTAATCTCAAGCCAATCGCCCGAATGGTAAGTTATGCAACAGCAGGTGTTGATCCCCGTGTGATGGGCATTGGACCCGTAGCAGCAATTCCAAAGGCATTGAAAATTGCGGGCAAGCAATTGAATGATATTGATTTGATTGAGTTGAACGAAGCTTTCGCGGCACAATCACTGGCAGTTGTGAAAACACTGGGTATTGATCGTAGCAAAGTGAATGTGAACGGTGGCGCAATCGCGGTGGGCCATCCACTGGGATCTTCCGGAGCACGTTTATCCGTTCAGTTATTTAATGAGATGAGAAGACAGAAAAAGAAATACGGAATGGTCACAGCGTGCGTTGGTGGTGGCCAGGGAGTAGCGGGTATTTATGAATTCCTTAGCTAA
- a CDS encoding acyl-CoA dehydrogenase: MATTTQINKAIKGGEFLIRETKAHEIFTPEDFNEEQKMIAQTCKDFLKQEVYPRLDEIDSQKDPKLMPALLDKAGELGLLGTSVPQELGGFGMDFNTTMLVAETLGAGYSFAVAISAHTGIGTLPILYYGNEAQKKKYIPNLASGKWKASYCLTEPDSGSDANSGKTKATLSSDGKNYLINGQKMWITNGGFADIFIVFAKIENDKNLTAFIVEKTFGGITMNEEEKKMGIKGSSTRQIFFNDCKVPVENMLSDRENGFKIAVNILNIGRIKLGVAAVGGSKMTISAAIKYAKERKQFGTPISNFGAIKHKIAEVTTAIYASESAHYRASQNIDDAYNAFVAEGMDSAKARLKALEEFAIECAILKVHGSEVLDLAVDEGVQIFGGMGFSAESPMDRAYRDARINRIFEGTNEINRLLTIDMLMKRAMKGTLDLMNPAMAVQKELMGIPDFGASDDTALFAKEKKALNNLKKAGLMVSGAAVQKFMMKLSEEQEVLMNLADMLIEGYVAESVLLRVEKQIGVRGEKACAMEKEMAIIYLHGAIEKAASAGKQAIYAFAEGDELRLMLLGLKRFTKIDPYNLKEARRRVAVYAVEKGEYPF, from the coding sequence ATGGCAACGACAACACAAATTAACAAAGCGATCAAAGGAGGAGAGTTCCTGATTCGTGAAACGAAGGCGCATGAAATTTTCACACCGGAAGATTTCAATGAAGAGCAAAAAATGATTGCACAAACGTGTAAAGATTTTTTGAAGCAGGAAGTATATCCACGTCTGGATGAGATTGATTCGCAAAAGGATCCTAAGCTAATGCCGGCATTACTTGATAAAGCGGGTGAGCTGGGTCTGCTGGGAACATCGGTTCCTCAGGAGTTAGGTGGTTTCGGAATGGATTTCAACACAACGATGCTTGTTGCCGAAACACTTGGTGCTGGATATTCTTTTGCTGTAGCAATCTCAGCTCATACAGGAATCGGAACATTACCGATCCTTTATTATGGAAATGAAGCTCAGAAGAAAAAGTACATCCCAAATCTTGCTTCTGGCAAATGGAAAGCTTCTTATTGCTTGACCGAGCCTGATTCAGGTTCAGATGCCAATAGCGGAAAGACAAAAGCAACGCTATCCTCTGATGGAAAAAACTATCTGATCAATGGACAAAAGATGTGGATCACCAATGGCGGTTTCGCTGACATCTTTATTGTTTTTGCAAAGATTGAAAACGACAAGAATCTTACCGCCTTCATCGTTGAGAAAACATTCGGCGGCATCACAATGAATGAAGAAGAGAAAAAGATGGGGATCAAGGGATCATCCACACGTCAGATATTCTTCAACGATTGTAAAGTTCCTGTTGAAAATATGTTGAGCGACCGTGAAAACGGTTTTAAGATCGCTGTTAACATTTTGAATATTGGTCGTATCAAGCTAGGCGTTGCAGCAGTAGGTGGAAGCAAGATGACAATTTCTGCAGCGATTAAGTATGCAAAAGAACGCAAACAGTTTGGAACACCGATTTCTAACTTCGGTGCGATCAAACATAAGATCGCAGAAGTTACAACTGCCATTTATGCTTCGGAGTCTGCACACTATCGTGCATCTCAGAATATTGATGATGCTTACAATGCCTTTGTTGCGGAAGGTATGGATTCCGCGAAAGCGAGACTTAAAGCATTGGAAGAATTTGCTATTGAGTGCGCGATATTAAAGGTGCATGGATCAGAAGTGCTTGACTTAGCAGTTGATGAAGGTGTTCAGATCTTTGGAGGAATGGGATTCTCAGCAGAAAGTCCGATGGATCGTGCCTACAGAGATGCGCGTATCAACAGGATCTTCGAAGGAACAAATGAAATCAATCGACTTCTTACAATTGATATGTTGATGAAACGTGCAATGAAAGGAACGTTGGATCTTATGAATCCTGCAATGGCAGTTCAAAAAGAATTGATGGGTATTCCGGATTTTGGAGCAAGTGATGACACTGCACTTTTCGCAAAAGAAAAGAAGGCTCTTAATAATCTAAAGAAAGCCGGCCTAATGGTTTCGGGTGCAGCGGTACAGAAGTTTATGATGAAACTTTCTGAAGAGCAGGAGGTATTGATGAATCTTGCCGACATGCTTATCGAAGGTTACGTTGCAGAATCAGTTTTGCTTCGCGTAGAAAAGCAGATTGGAGTTCGTGGAGAAAAGGCTTGTGCAATGGAAAAGGAAATGGCAATTATTTATCTGCATGGTGCGATTGAGAAAGCAGCAAGCGCGGGTAAACAGGCTATCTACGCATTTGCAGAAGGTGATGAATTGAGATTGATGCTCCTGGGATTGAAGAGATTTACAAAGATCGATCCTTACAATCTTAAAGAAGCAAGAAGAAGGGTTGCAGTCTACGCTGTTGAAAAGGGAGAATATCCTTTTTAG
- a CDS encoding TolC family protein, with amino-acid sequence MRKSGLIFFLSLLLSSSVLQAQPLTIDQCYELARKNYPLIKQKELLVKSMEFTIANAQSGYLPQVTIYGQATYQSDVTRLPVSGIPGLGGVEPLSKDQYKVYGELNQTIYDGGAIKNQASVQTAGTLVEQQKVEVELYKIKERINQLFFGVLLMDAQLVQVDLLKDDLKTSLAKTESAIRNGTAFKTNADILQAELLKSDQRIIEMKSARKGYLDMLGYFINQTLGDNTILEKPAIILFEKTASIKRPELTLYQFQSDLIGAQYKSNTTRNMPKLGFFVQGGYGKPALNQLNNSFDTYYLGGVRMSWALSGFYNSKRDKQLLDVNAQVVNTQKDIFLFNTDLTLKQQSQEVYKLQDLITVDNQIIELRVKIKNTSKSQHENGVISTSDYLRELNAEDASKQNLLLHQVQLMLAQYNYQTTTGN; translated from the coding sequence ATGAGAAAATCAGGACTCATCTTTTTTCTAAGTCTCTTGCTGAGCAGCTCTGTCCTTCAGGCACAGCCTCTCACAATTGATCAATGCTATGAGCTGGCACGGAAAAATTATCCATTGATCAAGCAAAAGGAATTGCTGGTCAAGAGCATGGAGTTTACCATCGCGAATGCTCAATCAGGCTATCTGCCTCAGGTCACGATCTACGGACAGGCAACCTATCAGTCAGATGTCACACGATTACCCGTTTCCGGAATTCCTGGATTGGGTGGTGTTGAACCCTTATCCAAGGATCAGTATAAAGTCTACGGAGAATTGAATCAGACCATTTATGATGGAGGAGCCATTAAAAATCAGGCATCTGTTCAAACAGCCGGTACTCTTGTGGAGCAACAAAAAGTAGAAGTTGAATTGTATAAGATCAAAGAAAGGATCAATCAGCTTTTCTTCGGTGTATTGCTGATGGATGCACAACTTGTTCAGGTTGACTTATTAAAAGACGATTTGAAAACATCGTTAGCGAAAACTGAATCGGCCATTCGTAATGGAACAGCTTTTAAAACGAATGCAGACATTTTACAGGCAGAGCTTTTAAAATCAGATCAACGCATCATTGAAATGAAGTCTGCGCGTAAAGGATATCTTGATATGCTCGGATATTTTATCAATCAGACGTTGGGAGATAATACCATCCTTGAGAAACCGGCGATTATTTTATTTGAGAAGACAGCATCAATCAAGCGACCAGAGTTGACACTATATCAATTCCAAAGTGATTTGATTGGCGCACAATACAAGTCGAATACGACACGTAACATGCCAAAGTTGGGATTTTTTGTTCAAGGTGGATATGGTAAGCCGGCATTAAATCAGTTGAATAATTCGTTCGACACATATTATCTCGGTGGAGTGAGAATGAGCTGGGCGCTGTCCGGATTTTATAACTCAAAAAGAGACAAACAACTTTTAGATGTAAACGCACAGGTTGTTAATACGCAGAAAGACATTTTTCTCTTCAACACAGATCTTACGTTAAAACAACAAAGCCAGGAAGTATACAAGCTTCAGGACTTGATCACGGTAGACAATCAGATTATTGAGTTGCGCGTGAAGATAAAAAACACATCAAAATCACAGCACGAGAACGGAGTAATCTCTACCAGTGACTACTTAAGAGAGTTGAATGCAGAGGATGCTTCCAAACAGAACCTGCTCCTTCACCAGGTGCAATTGATGCTTGCCCAGTATAATTATCAAACTACAACAGGAAACTAA
- a CDS encoding HlyD family efflux transporter periplasmic adaptor subunit, which produces MKNFIINSSTNMNLKLAAIALLIGLSSCGNKSGDYDASGNFEAEETIISAEATGKILQLNMDEGQVLKSGQQIGYIDTIQLYLKKKQLSYSVKAVLAKRPDASSQLSTIQKQIETATYEKARVENLLKDDAATKKQLDDLNAQIDLLQKQYRSLQVSLGISTNSFQSETLPLIAQIEQLEDQIKKSVIINPLEGTVLTKYAEKDEVVTAGKAIYKIADLSKILLRVYISGDQLTSIKIGQKIKVSVDDVDGGSKNYEGVVEWVSDKAEFTPKTIQTKEERANLVYAVKIKVSNDGFLKIGMYADVNFK; this is translated from the coding sequence ATGAAAAATTTTATCATAAACTCTTCAACAAATATGAATCTAAAACTCGCTGCCATCGCGCTTTTGATTGGATTGAGTTCCTGTGGAAATAAATCCGGTGACTATGATGCATCCGGAAACTTTGAAGCAGAAGAGACGATCATCTCAGCAGAAGCAACTGGAAAAATTCTTCAACTGAATATGGATGAAGGCCAGGTTTTGAAATCCGGTCAACAGATTGGTTACATCGACACCATTCAGCTTTATCTGAAGAAGAAGCAATTGAGTTATTCTGTTAAAGCTGTTCTAGCAAAGAGACCGGATGCTTCCAGTCAGCTTTCAACGATTCAAAAACAGATCGAAACGGCTACTTATGAAAAAGCCAGAGTCGAGAATCTGTTAAAGGATGACGCAGCGACAAAAAAACAACTTGATGATTTAAATGCACAGATTGATTTGCTGCAGAAGCAATATCGCTCACTGCAGGTGTCACTCGGCATCAGTACGAATTCATTTCAGAGTGAGACGCTTCCTTTGATTGCTCAGATTGAGCAGCTGGAAGACCAAATAAAAAAATCAGTAATCATTAATCCCCTTGAAGGAACCGTTCTTACCAAGTATGCTGAGAAGGATGAAGTGGTTACAGCGGGCAAAGCCATTTACAAAATTGCTGATTTGTCTAAGATCTTATTGAGAGTTTATATCTCGGGAGACCAACTCACGTCTATTAAGATTGGGCAAAAGATAAAAGTATCTGTGGATGATGTTGATGGAGGCTCTAAAAATTATGAAGGTGTTGTGGAATGGGTATCCGACAAGGCAGAGTTTACACCCAAGACAATTCAAACCAAGGAAGAACGGGCAAATCTTGTTTATGCAGTCAAGATCAAGGTTAGCAATGATGGATTTCTGAAAATAGGAATGTACGCAGACGTAAACTTTAAGTAA
- a CDS encoding ABC transporter ATP-binding protein: METSVKVEGIHKSFKVGKTEVKALNDISFEVTKGEVFGLIGPDGAGKTTLFRILTTLMLANEGNAWVDGFEVKQQYREIRNRVGYMPGRFSLYQDLTVEENLNFFATLFNTTLEENYDLVKSIYQQIEPFKKRKAGALSGGMKQKLALSCALIHRPTVLFLDEPTTGVDAVSRKEFWELLRQLQEHGITIVVSTPYMDEASLCDRVALMQGGRIMEINSPKAITENFKKPLWAVRSENMYQLMLNLRALESVDTCYPFGQYHHVVFKGDINNVEEAKQAISGLSDKNIEVQRIQATIEDCFMELMRK; encoded by the coding sequence ATGGAAACTTCTGTTAAGGTCGAGGGTATTCATAAAAGCTTCAAGGTCGGAAAGACTGAAGTAAAGGCTTTGAATGACATATCATTTGAAGTTACGAAGGGAGAAGTGTTTGGATTGATTGGTCCTGATGGAGCCGGAAAGACGACACTTTTCAGAATTCTAACAACACTCATGCTGGCGAATGAAGGGAACGCCTGGGTGGATGGATTTGAAGTAAAGCAGCAATACAGAGAAATAAGAAACAGGGTTGGGTATATGCCCGGTCGCTTTTCACTTTACCAGGATCTTACCGTTGAAGAAAACCTTAATTTTTTTGCAACGCTGTTCAATACAACGCTTGAAGAGAATTATGATCTGGTTAAAAGCATTTATCAGCAGATCGAGCCATTCAAAAAAAGAAAGGCAGGAGCCTTGTCCGGTGGGATGAAACAAAAACTCGCGTTGAGTTGTGCATTGATACACAGACCGACGGTTTTATTTCTGGATGAACCTACGACAGGTGTGGATGCGGTTTCGCGAAAGGAATTTTGGGAACTTCTCCGTCAGTTGCAGGAGCATGGAATTACGATTGTTGTTTCAACACCATACATGGATGAAGCAAGTCTTTGTGATCGTGTAGCGCTGATGCAAGGTGGAAGAATAATGGAGATCAACTCTCCAAAGGCAATCACTGAAAATTTCAAAAAGCCACTGTGGGCAGTACGATCAGAAAACATGTATCAGTTGATGCTCAATCTGCGTGCTCTTGAAAGTGTAGATACATGCTATCCTTTTGGACAATATCATCATGTGGTGTTCAAAGGAGATATAAACAATGTGGAGGAGGCAAAGCAGGCAATCTCAGGATTGTCTGATAAGAATATTGAAGTTCAAAGAATTCAGGCCACGATAGAAGATTGTTTTATGGAACTCATGCGCAAATGA
- a CDS encoding ABC transporter ATP-binding protein, with translation MKNENAISVQQLTKRFGAFTAVNGITFDVKQGEIFGFLGANGAGKTTAMRMLCGLSFPTSGQASVAGYDLFKDAEKIKKSIGYMSQKFSLYEDLTIRENIRFYGGIYGLSDKDIKLKTDLMVDQLHLQEQVDKLVKSLPLGWKQKLSFSVSMLHQPKIVFLDEPTGGVDPVTRREFWTMIYEAAGNGTTVFVTTHYMDEAEYCDRVSIMVDGRIDALDTPMELKRQFNAPSMEEVFVHLARKAKRGE, from the coding sequence ATGAAAAACGAAAACGCAATATCAGTTCAACAGCTGACCAAACGGTTTGGTGCCTTCACTGCGGTGAATGGAATCACCTTTGATGTCAAGCAAGGTGAGATCTTCGGATTTCTGGGTGCAAATGGGGCGGGCAAAACTACTGCGATGCGAATGCTTTGTGGATTATCTTTTCCAACAAGCGGACAGGCATCGGTAGCAGGTTATGATCTTTTCAAGGATGCAGAAAAAATAAAAAAAAGCATCGGGTACATGAGTCAGAAATTTTCATTGTATGAAGACCTTACGATTCGTGAGAACATCCGCTTCTATGGAGGCATTTATGGATTGAGTGATAAGGATATAAAGCTGAAAACAGATTTAATGGTAGACCAGCTTCACCTGCAGGAACAAGTTGACAAGCTTGTTAAATCATTGCCACTAGGATGGAAACAGAAACTTTCATTTTCTGTGTCTATGCTTCATCAGCCAAAGATTGTTTTCCTGGATGAACCAACAGGCGGTGTCGATCCCGTAACGCGACGCGAATTCTGGACGATGATCTATGAAGCAGCAGGCAATGGAACCACAGTTTTTGTTACGACACACTATATGGATGAAGCTGAGTATTGCGACAGAGTTTCTATCATGGTTGATGGAAGAATAGATGCTCTTGATACACCAATGGAATTGAAGCGTCAATTCAATGCTCCAAGTATGGAGGAAGTTTTTGTTCACCTGGCGAGAAAAGCAAAACGAGGAGAATAA